The nucleotide sequence TTTCGGCTCGATCAAGCGTTTTGAAAGGAGCGGGGAAATTTCCCTGAGCGCGCTTTTGCGTGTTGCCTTGCTCCTGGGCTGTGAAAATGATTTTGCCGGTTTATTTCAGGAAAATTTTTCGTTAAATAATACTAGTCGGTCTGGGGGGGGGGGGGCGCCGCGCCCCGCCGCGCGGGGGGGGGGGGGGGGGTGTGGGGGTGTGG is from Candidatus Margulisiibacteriota bacterium and encodes:
- a CDS encoding helix-turn-helix domain-containing protein, with amino-acid sequence MDNILSIKKSLVERVKQRRKERDLSQQTLAERSLVSFGSIKRFERSGEISLSALLRVALLLGCENDFAGLFQENFSLNNTSRSGGGGAPRPAARGGGGGCGGV